A single window of Candidatus Methylacidiphilales bacterium DNA harbors:
- the serA gene encoding phosphoglycerate dehydrogenase has product MPALFRVLVLDGVSFTGVSVLSSVPSIEVVESKSLKEDELVAKLPDFDALVVRSQTKVTAKALEASPRLKVVGRAGVGVDNVDVPAATRRGVVVMNTPGGNTVSTAEHSFSMLMALARHIPQANASVRAGEWDRKSFQGVEINNKVLGIIGMGRIGTEVARRAIAFGMRVLAYDPYLAQAKARSLQVELHDKLADMLPHCDFLTLHMPMTPETKGILNKESLPKCKKGVRIVNCARGGLVDELDLVEGIRSGQVAGAALDVFEVEPLPSDHPLRTLPQVIMTPHLGASTAEAQESVGIEIAESIRELLLTGSVRNAVNMPNVDAKTMSTLRPYLDLGAKLGLIAGQLAGTRCESLSVSYAGKIKDHDTSSVSRAALKGFLTHAIGSDVNEVNVLHHAENLGLKFAEYKLSDEVEYTELITVVAKTGDGRTVEVGGSYFGNAPRIVRLNGQNLEARPEGVLLILENRDRPGIVGWVGTLLGKHKVNIASMSLGRSAPGSSALSVLSLDSMPGKEVLAEIRKDGDITSVHIVQL; this is encoded by the coding sequence ATGCCCGCTCTCTTCCGCGTCCTTGTTTTGGATGGTGTTTCCTTCACCGGTGTCTCGGTTTTGTCTTCCGTGCCCAGTATCGAGGTTGTTGAATCCAAGAGTCTTAAGGAAGACGAATTGGTGGCAAAACTGCCCGATTTCGATGCCCTGGTGGTGCGCAGCCAGACCAAGGTCACCGCCAAGGCCTTGGAGGCCTCACCGCGGCTCAAAGTCGTCGGCCGCGCGGGTGTGGGTGTCGACAACGTCGATGTTCCCGCGGCCACCCGCCGCGGCGTGGTGGTGATGAACACCCCGGGGGGCAACACGGTTTCCACCGCGGAACACAGCTTCTCCATGCTCATGGCCCTGGCCCGCCATATCCCCCAGGCCAACGCCTCGGTGCGCGCGGGCGAGTGGGACCGCAAAAGCTTCCAAGGCGTCGAGATCAATAACAAAGTCCTCGGCATCATCGGCATGGGCCGCATTGGCACCGAGGTGGCCCGCCGCGCCATCGCCTTCGGCATGCGTGTGCTGGCCTATGATCCCTACCTGGCCCAGGCCAAGGCCCGCAGTCTCCAGGTCGAACTCCACGACAAGCTCGCCGACATGCTCCCCCATTGCGACTTCCTCACCCTGCATATGCCCATGACTCCGGAGACCAAGGGCATTCTCAACAAGGAATCCCTGCCCAAGTGCAAGAAAGGCGTCCGCATCGTCAATTGCGCCCGCGGCGGCTTGGTCGACGAACTCGACCTGGTGGAAGGAATCCGCTCGGGCCAGGTCGCCGGAGCCGCCTTGGACGTATTCGAAGTCGAGCCCCTTCCCTCCGACCATCCGCTCCGCACGCTGCCCCAGGTCATCATGACGCCGCACCTTGGTGCCTCCACCGCCGAGGCCCAGGAAAGCGTCGGCATTGAAATCGCCGAGTCCATCCGTGAATTGCTTCTGACCGGCTCGGTCCGCAACGCGGTCAACATGCCCAATGTCGATGCCAAGACGATGTCGACCCTCCGTCCCTATCTTGACCTGGGAGCCAAGCTTGGGCTGATCGCCGGCCAGTTGGCCGGCACCCGTTGCGAGTCCCTCTCGGTCAGTTATGCGGGCAAGATCAAGGACCACGACACTTCCTCGGTCAGCCGCGCCGCCCTGAAGGGCTTCCTGACCCACGCCATCGGTTCGGATGTCAATGAGGTCAACGTGCTCCACCACGCCGAAAATCTCGGCCTCAAGTTCGCCGAGTACAAATTGAGCGATGAGGTGGAATACACCGAACTCATCACCGTGGTGGCCAAGACCGGCGATGGAAGAACGGTCGAAGTGGGAGGCAGTTATTTCGGCAATGCCCCGCGCATCGTCCGTCTGAACGGGCAGAACCTTGAAGCCCGCCCCGAGGGAGTGTTGTTGATCCTGGAGAACCGCGACCGGCCTGGCATCGTCGGCTGGGTCGGAACGCTGCTGGGCAAGCACAAGGTGAACATCGCCAGCATGTCCCTCGGACGTTCCGCCCCCGGGTCCTCCGCCCTCAGCGTCTTGAGCCTCGATTCCATGCCGGGCAAGGAAGTCCTGGCCGAGATCCGCAAGGACGGAGACATCACCTCGGTCCACATCGTCCAGCTCTGA